A stretch of the Panicum virgatum strain AP13 chromosome 9N, P.virgatum_v5, whole genome shotgun sequence genome encodes the following:
- the LOC120690155 gene encoding uncharacterized protein DDB_G0283357-like: MSQFHPTQHAGDNDFQMWQQQMMYKQLQEFQRQQQLQQSDHGARMQPSFGQFHAPAKPLPADQLSTMSNEMTNNESVNSAWPHNFTTGDPSLTSNSQMLNNGSTNWDQIVGAPGVGNFINGSMFANAQNQSMRPMGLATHQVDQTFYPMHATSSRGSGNQYSQFLGIPADSQSAMARVGPDQSEKTSRPFNSSMNEHGLHLQGASSLMQNFRGKGGFLNNNPMQSQSDNIKTGSAVTMNHLQHGFQTQDFHSSPNQVELQVGVQEKSAMQVGQASGRASLDPTEEKILFGNDEDSNWGALLRGDNDNGNSLDNDNYGGAFSSLQSGSWSALMQEALQSTTSENSPKEEWSGLSFHKTEQIMSNNSLSGRDENKLAGLSGTNLENARTPPPSSYADGTMNNPNLASFQHAMITPYERRDQMPHESPSASVNNHQSASEVNNGYFQQSLKQTQSDGRQEQAHLANGIWAHQKSELLRNSLQSTGAHATPPGAHGFWMSQQNTADHNINRESSNNQNDWKANNALGQDMSSTQNVFNSNENSWKSTGGNANSVHRLQQRKSDISAAQIPNESSDGKNIRMMGSNIPMMTQDHYQMITGRGSEQVGINRNMGHRVPETSESPGKNADQRTGDFNQEYLNATPNERQAHVLNHGQHITSDSAPRRHSVFSGKESENVSQSSQHAMASYMLQNRAMGTSGMNIGPSPGNPMSNSLFPQSHQMRNNMRNHFGTNSHVSNNMPSVSEKMMMPQEQFQSRHGLPNSSSALQFGGTDNGLSQNRAVQNSQHMLQLLHKVDNSRNSNAVAEVPNNSLGVVSAQQQPNHPLQGFGLRLAPPSQRQSNSGNLWSNQTNVDAKQPDHSAQEDDRSQLPSTPSQSLTSPHTNSQSSPFHTSETENTGQPIGRFPQLSSGQQYPATDDRSGPAPMLQQPQQGSSATVFKNVWTNISAQRLAGMQANKITPNILQSMMFPNNATASNLWSPQRTDDLGQKAATPSDIVTTSANSQNQDLKQAVDSDAGLASSQKANFESTGATLSGGNESLQKPSSDGNFVNPVSSFAQLRQQGIMSGKHGENPGANFQAMNAPYNSANNSGGIVLHGSPAPSNIQQQNYSLLHQMQALRHTDTDPGSSTGKTIRPDVGSDASQIDWKSGQGFAHVANNSTKSSAENIGRPGVPGSFPSDMKMLSFASRSEERHPNVPSQLPSGERPSHGSVTAQNDNQNQVQPIGTSTASNSVERSERPRINPQMAPSWFGHYGNYRNGQSVAMLNAQKTTTLPYNFQKASWNNDNNNSAENRVESGQSVRPVHHLPSAKMDALVPSNVKVSSMMRRPKKRKAMESTLVSWHKIIESPQKLRSISTYEVDWAWAANRLIEKDEAETLEDAPLNYLPRKRLILTTQLIQQLLPAIPSAILRAQAVSAYESATYTLSMLTLRDACSMASSSYNSCSPVDDENNPSEQTTSAKKMEDKVSKAVEVFVGRIQKMENDFISLNKRASMLDVQLECQDLERISIVNRLGRFHGRNHAAAVEGSSASEMTTRRIFPERHVMSFAVPGNLPEGVYCLSL; this comes from the exons ATGTCACAGTTTCACCCTACTCAGCATGCGGGTGATAATGATTTTCAGATGTGGCAACAACAGATGATGTACAAGCAATTGCAGGAATTTCAGAGGCAGCAACAACTACAGCAGTCTGATCATGGGGCTAGGATGCAACCCTCTTTTGGACAGTTTCATGCCCCTGCAAAACCATTGCCTGCTGATCAATTGTCGACAATGTCAAATGAAATGACCAACAATGAGTCCGTGAATTCTGCATGGCCACATAATTTTACTACTGGTGACCCAAGTTTGACAAGCAACTCTCAAATGTTGAATAATGGTAGCACAAATTGGGATCAGATTGTTGGTGCTCCTGGTGTGGGCAATTTCATCAATGGTTCAATGTTTGCGAATGCTCAGAATCAATCCATGAGGCCAATGGGATTAGCTACCCATCAAGTGGACCAAACTTTTTATCCAATGCATGCTACCAGCAGTAGGGGGTCTGGAAACCAATATTCCCAGTTTTTAGGGATTCCTGCTGATTCTCAGAGTGCAATGGCAAGGGTAGGTCCAGATCAGTCTGAAAAGACATCTAGGCCATTCAACTCTTCAATGAATGAGCATGGTCTTCACCTGCAAGGTGCCTCCAGCTTGATGCAGAATTTTCGTGGAAAAGGGGGTTTCTTAAATAACAATCCAATGCAAAGTCAAAGTGATAATATCAAGACAGGCAGTGCAGTTACAATGAATCATCTACAACATGGTTTTCAAACTCAAGATTTTCATAGTAGCCCAAACCAAGTTGAGCTTCAAGTGGGTGTGCAAGAGAAATCAGCAATGCAGGTAGGGCAAGCAAGTGGTAGGGCTAGCCTTGACCCTACTGAGGAGAAAATCTTATTTGGGAACGATGAGGATAGCAACTGGGGAGCTTTGTTGAGGGGTGACAATGATAATGGTAATTCTTTGGACAATGATAACTATGGTGGTGCTTTCTCATCTCTACAGAGTGGTAGCTGGAGTGCCCTGATGCAGGAAGCTCTGCAGTCTACAACCAGTGAAAATAGTCCCAAAGAAGAGTGGAGTGGCTTGAGTTTCCATAAAACTGAGCAAATAATGTCTAACAATTCATTGTCAGGCCGTGACGAGAATAAGCTTGCTGGATTAAGTGGAACAAATCTAGAAAATGCACGCACTCCACCACCATCCAGCTATGCTGACGGAACAATGAATAACCCAAATCTTGCCAGTTTTCAGCATGCCATGATAACTCCCTATGAGCGAAGGGACCAGATGCCTCATGAATCTCCTAGTGCTTCTGTTAACAATCACCAATCAGCTTCAGAAGTCAACAATGGGTACTTTCAGCAGAGCTTAAAACAAACTCAATCTGATGGTAGACAAGAACAGGCGCACCTAGCAAATGGAATTTGGGCGCATCAGAAATCTGAACTGCTAAGAAATAGTTTGCAGTCAACTGGTGCACATGCTACACCACCTGGTGCACATGGATTTTGGATGTCACAGCAAAATACAGCTGATCACAACATCAACAGAGAGTCAAGTAACAACCAAAATGACTGGAAAGCCAACAATGCACTTGGACAAGACATGAGCAGTACCCAAAATGTCTTTAATAGCAATGAGAACTCTTGGAAATCAACTGGAGGTAATGCAAATTCAGTCCACAGACTTCAGCAGAGGAAGTCTGATATAAGCGCTGCACAAATACCAAATGAAAGTTCAGATGGTAAAAATATTAGAATGATGGGCTCAAATATTCCAATGATGACTCAGGATCATTATCAGATGATCACTGGCCGGGGTAGTGAGCAAGTTGGAATCAACCGCAATATGGGGCATAGGGTTCCAGAGACCTCCGAGTCACCAGGAAAAAATGCAGACCAAAGAACAGGCGATTTCAATCAAGAATATCTAAATGCAACCCCAAACGAAAGGCAAGCACACGTTTTAAACCATGGACAACACATAACAAGTGATTCTGCTCCCAGGAGGCATTCTGTCTTTTCTGGGAAGGAATCCGAAAACGTCAGTCAGTCCAGTCAGCATGCAATGGCGTCTTACATGTTGCAGAACCGTGCTATGGGGACCTCTGGAATGAACATTGGCCCGTCTCCAGGCAATCCAATGTCAAATAGTCTGTTTCCTCAGTCACATCAGATGCGAAATAATATGCGCAATCATTTTGGCACAAACTCTCATGTCTCCAATAATATGCCTTCAGTAAGTGAG AAAATGATGATGCCACAAGAGCAATTTCAATCTCGACATGGTCTTCCTAACAGCTCCAGTGCATTACAGTTTGGAGGAACTGACAACGGTCTCTCTCAGAACAGAGCTGTTCAAAACAG TCAACATATGCTTCAGCTTCTTCATAAGGTGGACAACTCAAGAAACAGCAATGCGGTTGCTGAAGTGCCCAACAATTCTCTCGGTGTTGTTTCtgctcagcaacaaccgaacCATCCTTTGCAAGGATTTGGGTTGAGATTGGCACCACCATCCCAACGGCAATCAAATTCGGGTAATTTATGGTCTAATCAAACTAATGTTGATGCCAAGCAACCTGACCACTCAGCACAGGAGGATGACCGTTCACAGCTACCTTCCACCCCTAGCCAGTCTTTGACGTCTCCGCATACAAACTCTCAATCTTCACCATTTCACACTTCAGAAACAGAAAACACTGGGCAGCCAATTGGGCGTTTTCCCCAGTTAAGTTCAGGCCAGCAGTATCCTGCGACAGATGATAGATCTGGTCCTGCACCCATGCTACAGCAGCCTCAGCAAGGTAGCTCTGCAACTGTGTTCAAGAATGTATGGACAAACATATCAGCACAGCGTCTAGCTGGTATGCAAGCTAACAAGATTACACCCAATATCCTCCAGTCTATGATGTTTCCAAATAATGCTACAGCTTCCAACTTATGGAGCCCTCAGAGGACAGATGATCTAGGGCAAAAAGCAGCTACTCCGTCAGATATTGTGACAACTTCAGCGAACTCGCAGAATCAAGATTTGAAGCAAGCTGTTGACAGTGATGCAGGGTTAGCATCTTCTCAGAAGGCAAACTTTGAGTCGACTGGAGCTACTCTATCTGGAGGGAATGAATCTTTGCAGAAGCCTTCTTCCGATGGAAATTTTGTCAATCCTGTTTCATCCTTCGCACAGTTGCGTCAGCAAGGCATCATGAGTGGTAAACATGGGGAGAACCCAGGAGCTAATTTTCAGGCCATGAATGCTCCCTACAATAGTGCTAATAATAGTGGTGGCATTGTGTTACATGGAAGCCCAGCACCTTCAAACATTCAGCAGCAAAATTACTCTCTTCTGCATCAAATGCAAGCCTTGAGGCATACGGATACTGATCCAGGCAGTTCAACTGGAAAGACGATAAGACCTGATGTTGGTTCTGATGCTTCACAGATTGACTGGAAGTCTGGCCAAGGGTTTGCTCATGTAGCCAATAACTCAACCAAATCGTCTGCGGAAAACATTGGAAGGCCTGGTGTCCCAGGGTCATTCCCTTCTGACATGAAAATGCTGAGTTTTGCTTCAAGAAGTGAGGAGAGACATCCTAATGTTCCTTCTCAGCTTCCTTCTGGAGAGCGTCCATCTCATGGTTCGGTTACTGCACAGAATGATAATCAAAATCAGGTACAGCCCATTGGCACAAGTACAGCATCGAATTCTGTTGAAAGAAGTGAGAGACCGAGGATAAACCCTCAAATGGCACCTTCTTGGTTTGGGCATTACGGGAACTACAGAAATGGTCAGAGTGTCGCAATGCTCAACGCGCAGAAGACCACAACTTTGCCATATAATTTTCAAAAAGCTTCTTGGAATAATGACAATAATAACTCTGCTGAAAATAGAGTTGAATCTGGCCAATCTGTTAGGCCTGTGCATCATCTCCCATCAGCAAAAATGGATGCTTTGGTTCCTTCCAATGTAAAAGTATCTTCAATGATGAGAAGGCCTAAGAAGCGTAAAGCTATGGAGTCCACACTTGTTTCTTGGCATAAAATAATCGAGAGCCCACAAAAATTGAGGAGCATCAG CACATATGAGGTGGATTGGGCTTGGGCAGCTAATAGGTTAATCGAGAAG GATGAGGCAGAAACTCTAGAGGATGCCCCTCTTAATTATTTACCGCGGAAGAGGCTAATTTTGACAACCCAATtgattcagcaacttctccctGCTATACCATCAGCCATTCTCAGAGCACAAGCTGTATCCGCTTACGAAAGTGCGACATACACTCTATCAATGCTGACACTAAGGGATGCATGCAGCATGGCATCATCATCATATAACTCTTGCTCTCCTGTGGACGATGAAAATAA CCCATCTGAACAAACAACAAGTGCCAAGAAAATGGAAGACAAAGTATCAAAGGCCGTGGAAGTCTTTGTTGGAAGAATCCAGAAGATGGAAAATGACTTTATAAG CTTGAACAAGAGGGCTTCGATGCTAGATGTGCAACTGGAGTGCCAAGATTTGGAGAGAATTTCTATTGTAAATCGTTTGGGAAGATTTCATGGCCGGAACCATGCAGCAGCAGTCGAGGGGTCATCAGCTTCAGAAATGACAACTCGTAGAATTTTTCCCGAAAGACATGTCATGTCGTTTGCAGTTCCCGGAAATCTTCCTGAAGGGGTGTACTGTTTGTCACTCTAG